One segment of Campylobacter hominis ATCC BAA-381 DNA contains the following:
- a CDS encoding DUF5131 family protein: protein MQAKNEVNYNPWHGCIKKSEGCRNCYIYAMDEIFQRESAKIYKTKSFYLPLAKNRNNEYKIPSNSFIYLCFSSDFLISEADCFRGEVFDMIKTRKDCDFMFFTKRIERFCDILPKDWGDGYENVIVGCSVENQKMADERLPIFLNAPIKRRYIICAPLLESINLKKYLNEKISLVSVGGESGKNARICRYKWVLDIAKDCRENGVKFHFHQTGKIFEKDGKIYKIPKIFQREQAKKALIDDL, encoded by the coding sequence ATGCAGGCAAAAAACGAAGTTAATTATAATCCATGGCATGGTTGCATAAAGAAAAGCGAAGGGTGCAGAAACTGCTATATTTATGCGATGGATGAAATTTTTCAAAGAGAAAGTGCCAAAATTTACAAAACAAAAAGTTTTTATTTACCGTTAGCCAAAAATCGCAATAATGAGTATAAAATTCCCAGTAATTCTTTTATATATTTATGTTTCAGCAGTGATTTTCTGATTTCCGAGGCTGATTGTTTTAGAGGCGAAGTATTTGATATGATAAAAACAAGAAAAGATTGTGATTTTATGTTTTTTACAAAAAGAATAGAGCGTTTTTGTGATATTTTGCCTAAAGATTGGGGCGATGGTTATGAAAACGTTATTGTAGGATGTAGCGTGGAAAATCAGAAAATGGCCGATGAAAGATTGCCGATTTTTTTAAATGCTCCGATAAAAAGGCGTTATATCATATGCGCTCCGCTTCTGGAAAGTATAAATTTGAAAAAATATCTGAATGAAAAAATCTCTCTTGTCAGTGTAGGCGGCGAAAGCGGAAAAAACGCAAGAATTTGCAGATATAAATGGGTTTTGGATATCGCAAAGGATTGCAGAGAAAACGGCGTAAAATTTCATTTTCATCAAACAGGTAAAATTTTTGAAAAAGACGGGAAAATTTATAAAATTCCTAAAATTTTTCAGCGGGAACAAGCCAAAAAAGCTTTGATTGATGATTTATAA